The Chloroflexota bacterium genome includes the window TCAACTCCCCGCCGCCGGAAATGTCCGGATTCGCGCGCCACTCTTTGTCGTAGCCGATGCGTCCGCCGTGTCCGTAGCGCGCGCGCACGAACATCATTTCGCCGAGCGCACCCGATTCAAAAATCTCGCGCGCCTTGCGAAACGCCGGATGATAGCGATGGTTGAACCCGACGCGCACGCAAACGTGTTTCTGTTTCGCCGCGTCTATAACGGGCGCGAGTTCCGCCGCGCGGCGCGCCGCCGGTTTTTCGACGAGCACGTGCTTGCCCGCGTTCACCGCGCCGAGTGTGATCTCGGCGAGCAAGTTGTTCGTCGTCGCGACGATCACGATGTCCACATCCGCGCGTTCAACTACCGCGCGCCAATCGGAGTACGCACGCGCGCCCGGCGCGGTTCGCGCGAGCGACTCGGCGCGTTCCAGCGCAATGTCCGCGCACGCGACGAGTTTTGCGCCCGCCAACGCGCGCGCGCGTTTCTGTCCGATCAAGCCACAACCGATAATTGCGACGTTCATTGCTGTTCTCAAGTTATCCCCGAATTACGCGAATCTCCGCTAATTTTCCGAGAGCGTAGCACCGTTGCCGAATCATTGCAGAAATTTTTACCGCAGAGGCGCGGAGCACACAGAGAACGCAGAATTTTTTTTGTTTTTTCTCTGCGCCCTCGGCGTCTCGGCGGTGAATTCCAAATTTATAGTTGCGATGCTCCAGTGTCATTTTTTCGCGTAAATTCGCGTAATTCGCGGATAGAAATTATCCCCAATCCTTGCCGCGTTCTTTCGGCACGATGCGCCGCAGCGTGTAAATATCCGTGCGCGCCAAATCATCGCGATACTGTGGCAGTTGTTCCCAGGGATCCCAGACCGCGCTAATCAACTTGCCGGTGATGCCGTCGCTCGCGCGCGTTGCGAGAAACACACACAACGCTGCGCCGCGTTCGAGCGGCGTGCCGCCCTGCTCTTTTTGTTTACGCGATTGTTCGTAAAATGCCTGCCCAACTTGTTCGGGTCCGGCTTGCAAGATTTCGTCGAGCAACCGCGTGTTGAGCGCGCCGGGTGCGATCGAGTTCACGTCAATGTTCCAGTCGCGCACTTCTTCCGCGAGTGTTTCACCAAACCGTACGACGCCGGCTTTCGATGCGGCGTACGCGCTGAGATTCGGCATCGGCTTGGTCGCGCCGCCGCCGGAAAGAATGATGATCTTGCCATGCTTTTGCTGCTTCA containing:
- a CDS encoding Gfo/Idh/MocA family oxidoreductase: MNVAIIGCGLIGQKRARALAGAKLVACADIALERAESLARTAPGARAYSDWRAVVERADVDIVIVATTNNLLAEITLGAVNAGKHVLVEKPAARRAAELAPVIDAAKQKHVCVRVGFNHRYHPAFRKAREIFESGALGEMMFVRARYGHGGRIGYDKEWRANPDISGGGELIDQGVHLIDLARWFLGDFVETQGFAHTYFWQMPVDDNAFMLLKTAQQQTAFLHVSCTEWKNLFSFEIYGHDAKLDISGLGGSYGVERLAFYKMLPQMGPPETTIWEYPMGDASWENEFVEFLDDIRFGREPAANLRDARAALEIVEEIYRKSK
- a CDS encoding SDR family oxidoreductase, yielding MKLQGQRTLITGASQGFGLAVARAFVAEGADVMLCARNELALARAQREVAALGMARVAAMHADVSRREDVERLVEATLAQLGGLDIVVSNAGVYGPKGAIENVDWDEWAQAIAINLLGTVLLCRAVVPHLKQQKHGKIIILSGGGATKPMPNLSAYAASKAGVVRFGETLAEEVRDWNIDVNSIAPGALNTRLLDEILQAGPEQVGQAFYEQSRKQKEQGGTPLERGAALCVFLATRASDGITGKLISAVWDPWEQLPQYRDDLARTDIYTLRRIVPKERGKDWG